A single Nerophis ophidion isolate RoL-2023_Sa linkage group LG26, RoL_Noph_v1.0, whole genome shotgun sequence DNA region contains:
- the LOC133543723 gene encoding uncharacterized protein LOC133543723 encodes MEALLSGLTAWLPREPSCRDRRVQKGGGGDESVSRSAQNMERGAEKQRGQEEEEEEGGSTQRPWGEVEVLALVSAWDEVVAQHGAQSRVTFQLISERLRRLSVLRSWKDCRAKCRSLRLDSTRPPVDGRTMEGTDQQRGVPSAHTQEGVKTQVGVAEEGGRHWTDDEVRALLCVWADGRIRDRLKTTLRNKFIFQEMSRHMHRTFGVVRNWKQCRTKYKNLKYDYKTAKNAHEGDGSSGSNGAGKYMKFYDEVEAILTDRGLNDMPLEVKGKLFDGERTEKSEGEVIIEIGDDDNSDDCDEDGDTDPKWKGQDMPSSGQFHVVTVSDTGRNWSDQEVRALIRVWSDDRVRLQLESSTRKRDIFMQISNSLMQQGIERDWKQCHTKYKNLKYLYRSLQKGKPDEGDPRRLMRFYDEVDAIMNRRATDHQADLSPISMLEIHEDISSTKADMVTDMEEKTCSSDSLSQIGMTAMPMEEKGIKTESSHHLEVQHRLTGSCEDSRAHIINRRRKRKAEDEDDTFPTPLKRIDCGNMTFKEESDHIPIIDVHSICSMASQEAPPKTQVIIRIQIIIHINAKSKESGMVIRKFRYGHKEVRLKLNHTHCVRTHHYFRADLLPKNDL; translated from the exons ATGGAGGCGTTGCTTTCGGGCTTAACCGCCTGGTTGCCTAGGGAACCGAGCTGCAGAGACAGACGGGTTCAAAAGGGTGGAGGAGGGGATGAAAGCGTTTCCAGGTCAGCTCAAAACATGGAGAGAGGAGCAGAGAAGCAACGAGgacaagaggaggaagaagaggaaggaggcTCTACGCAGAGGCCATGGGGGGAGGTGGAGGTGCTGGCTCTGGTTTCGGCGTGGGACGAGGTGGTGGCTCAGCACGGGGCTCAGAGCAGAGTCACATTCCAGCTGATCTCAGAGCGTCTGAGGCGGCTCAGCGTGTTGCGTAGCTGGAAGGACTGCAGGGCAAAGTGCAGGAGCCTGAGACTGGACAGCACGAGGCCCCCAGTGGATGGGAGGACGATGGAAGGGACAGACCAGCAAAGAGGAGTCCCCTCGGCTCACACGCAGGAAG GGGTCAAGACCCAGGTCGGCGTGGCGGAGGAAGGCGGCCGCCACTGGACGGACGACGAGGTGCGCGCCCTGCTGTGCGTGTGGGCGGACGGCCGCATCAGAGATCGCCTCAAGACCACGCTGCGCAACAAGTTCATCTTCCAAGAGATGTCTCGCCACATGCATCGCACGTTCGGGGTGGTGCGCAACTGGAAGCAGTGTCGGACCAAATACAAGAACCTCAAGTACGACTACAAGACGGCCAAGAACGCCCACGAGGGCGACGGAAGTAGTGGCAGTAACGGCGCGGGGAAGTACATGAAGTTTTATGACGAGGTGGAGGCCATCCTGACAGACCGTGGCCTGAACGACATGCCTCTGGAGGTGAAGGGGAAGTTGTTTGATGGCGAGAGGACAGAAAAGTCCGAAGGCGAGGTCATCATAGAGATTGGTGATG ATGACAACAGCGATGATTGCGATGAAGACGGCGACACTGATCCAAAATGGAAAGgacaag ATATGCCCAGCAGTGGCCAGTTCCATGTGGTCACTGTGTCGGACACGGGCCGTAACTGGAGCGACCAGGAGGTGCGAGCGCTGATCCGGGTCTGGTCCGACGACCGGGTGCGGCTCCAGCTCGAGAGCTCGACCAGAAAGAGGGACATCTTTATGCAGATCTCCAACAGTCTCATGCAACAGGGCATTGAACGAGACTGGAAGCAGTGCCACACCAAGTACAAGAACCTCAAGTACCTCTACCGCTCCTTACAGAAGGGTAAGCCCGACGAGGGTGACCCGAGACGTCTCATGAGGTTCTACGACGAAGTGGACGCCATTATGAATCGCAGGGCTACAGACCACCAAGCGGATTTAAGTCCAATTTCTATGCTGGAGATCCATGAGGACATTTCTTCAACCAAGGCTGATATGGTGACGGATATGGAGGAAAAAACTTGCAGCTCTGATTCGCTTTCACAGATTGGCATGACAGCAATGCCAATGGAAGAAAAAGGAATTAAAACAGAAAGTAGTCACCACTTGGAAGTACAGCACCGACTAACAG GCTCCTGTGAAGATAGTCGAGCGCATATCATCAACAGGAGAAGGAAAAGGAAGGCGGAGGATGAAG ACGACACATTCCCGACACCATTGAAACGGATAGACTGTGGCAACATGACATTTAAGGAAGAGTCGGATCACATTCCGATCATAGACGTCCATTCAATTTGCTCCATGGCCTCACAAGAGGCTCCTCCAAAGACACAGGTAATAATCAGAATCCAAATAATAATTCATATCAATGCAAAGAGCAAAGAGTCAGGTATGGTCATAAGGAAATTCAGGTATGGTCAtaaggaagtacggttgaaattaaATCACACACATTGTGTGAGAACACATCATTATTTTAGGGCAGATCTTTTGCCCAAAAATGACCTTTGA